TTTAATATGATACTGACCCCGGAAACAATAAGTTCACCGCTTATATTTTGAACGTCTCCTTTTACTTCGAagttatttgaatttgatgaCAATATAGGACAATGCGTTGCAAATACGCCAAGAGGTCCTTTTTTATACTGCTTTCTGGGCATTGCTCTGCTATTTCCCTGGTTAGTTTATCCAGCTTAGTACCAGCTTCagaattttttttagctgCGTTAATAACATCCATCGTAGTTTTTAAAGGACCTCATCCTCTGAAATAAAAAGTTCTCAATTAgataaaatcaaatacaatTTTAGAAAGTCTTCCTTTAGTGAGTAGTTTTAGAAATGTTTTTGCATGTATTTTGAGATCTCGggaacttttcatttttagccTGCACGTTGTCACACCCACAAGCCACCGACAAATGCCACGTTATTGCTGTGCTTAATGTCACATAAAAATTCCTTCCAAATTCTATCGGTATGCCCAAAAATTTGATTGCCACGCacactttaacgcccacaaaccgcccacagCTGCCGCGCTcagtttaaataaatgtgttgAAGTTGGTTCTTTTCATtatgtcttgtaaatttctatcgatttgccaaacaacatttttctacgcccactcttacacccacaaaccgccaaaaactgccacgctgCAAAAAAAGCATTTGTTAGGGCTTGTAAAGGGCTGGCCGCATACTAATTGCGTATAATAGAAAAAAACCCCAAGGCACTAAGGTCCACATctaaatttttttggcataaagtCGAGTTTTTGATCTTAATATATAgttgttttcttattttaattttaaagtaaatacatcatacattaaaaaatgttaattaaaagttttaaaagcGGCACAAAAACTTTAGTCATTAATATCTTCCCAAATGTAACTACACgcttgaaaataaaatatcaattataCTTGATGAAACctgcaagacaccacagcaaATGGGACGTCCAAACTTATCGTATACAAATGCGGGTACAAGATTTAAAAGGAAATTGGCATCTGAgcttgcaaatgaaaataattgtgacgaaaatcttcttgcacatgctgcagcactctcTGCAAAGAAACAAAGCAAGAGGGCCACGGCTtttaaaccataacaacacccgaataCTCAACTGAatcgagaaagcaatttgatatacaaaaacccattccaCTTACACCCGATGAAGCTTTGACTTTTCTTCTagaaaattaacatttatcaAACCAATAGTATAGTAATGGAAGTAATTACAATgccgtcctgtaaatataaacgtaatGGAAACCTCTGCCCAAGTATCATTACAAATCCTTTTGGATTATACTGAAAtgaaactaatatgcagctatggatttgatggttGAACGGGTCCTTCAATACACAAGCAGAAGTTCactaccgaaacacctggccaacagctttcagatcactcCAGTTTTATTACTTCTGTTATATGCTTAAAAAATGaacttttttgaaaacaaCATATGGAATAATAGAAAACCGCAATCTATACGATTTTGCAGACCCCTAAAAGTATAACTAGTAAAAGAAACTACGGCCCACATAATGATGGAAAAGAACCTTTTAGATTCGCAAATAAATAATCTCTaatttgatacccgttactcagctagtggaagtgcgaaggagagtcttggcggtttgtgggcgttagagtgggcgtggcaaaaagttttttatgcaaatcgatagaaatttacaagaccaatacaaaaattaaaaaatatcaaaacgtttttcaaaattgtgggcgtggcagttttgggcggtttgtgagcgttagagtgggcgtggcaaaaagttttttggcgaatcgatagaaatttacaagaccaatagaaaaatgaaaaaatatcaaattatttttcaaaactgtgggcgtggcagttttgggccgtttgtgggcattagagtgggtgtggcaacatgaatcgataaatatgcgctgcttctatgtctctggagtctgtagGCTTAATAACAACTTTGTttgacagacggacggacatggccagattgactcggctattgatcctgatcaagaatatatattctttatatggtcggaaacgcttccttctgcctgttacatactctTCAACAAATCAAGTAAACCTATTTACTCttcgagtaacgggtataaaaaacaaataggaAATTCATTGTACTTACTTGAGGACCTAAACGGGAGAGAGCTTGGCACCTTTCTACACCATGGATATTTCGGAATGCAGAAGCTTATCACCCGTACATCAGTGCCTAGCGAAATATCTATAGGCCTCGCGTAAGTCAATATCACTTGGAAACTCGTTATGCGGCTTCCGCCTCAGCAGGAGCCCCGGTATACTTAGGTATACTTAGTTTCAAGTTATTTTGCTGTATGGATCCTGTGGTATCACAGGATACCAAATGGTTTTGGGTATCAGCCTTGTAATTGAAGTTACCTTCAGACACAGGTTGCCATACCGGGAACCAGTCACGCACGCTTCCTAACGCGGCCTAACCAAGTCAtgccttttaatttattctatCACTTTCGGATTAGAGTTAAAATAAGTATAAGTAACTTATGACATTAACGTGTAATCTACTTATGTGTAGGATGACTAGGTTTATAGTGTATTTTTCCATGCATAATTTAAGATCACCTCGGATTAAGTCTTCAAGGCTTTAGACTAAGTGAGAATCTCAGTAAGTACGGCATTGCCGATCGCTCTAAGCATTATTGTTTATGTTGCCCCAAGAAGCTCTCGTCCGAATAAGAAATAAGTTCAAGATTTGTAGTTTGAAGTTAGAAATAAGAGCTGTGCAGTAATTATTCAGAGATAATAGGATGATATTGGGAGTTAGATTGTAGGGGAATAGATACATGTAGCTGGAATTTAAATCGGAATTTTAATGAAGAATAtataatgaaacaaaaaaaataggaaacaCGTATCGAAATGTTAACAAAGATTTTCAAAAGTTGATAATTAAATCACAAAAATAATGTAGAGAactgttgatttattttaaggTCACCTGAGGAAGGAACGGTGTTCACAAATGGCGAAAGCAAGACggaattaaatatatttctaggAAGGCGTGTATAGACCGGAAGAAACCACCATCTAAGCTTCCCTCCATGCAGTTGCTCAGatacaattaaattatattatgtCAGAGTTTAATTTCGGTACAATATCATTATGACGGCTGCTAACCACGTGCTGCCGTCACTTCCACATCTGTACTAGTTCCGCCAAAATTCCGATTCTGCACGCCGTTGCACCTCAGAAAACGCATGATGCGACGTAGATCCCATTTTTGATGCTTAGGTTTGCTCAAGGTTTGGATGGTCGTTGTCTGCCGATTTGTCCATATTCCCATAACTCGTAACTTCTATAGACACTATTATAAGAACGGATGACGTAGTAATcaatttttcttattttaatggcatttGCTGAGTGACTGAGTGAGTTTAAAGTCATCTCAGTTCGcttacataaataattaatcCACTGCAGTGCACGCCCAAGCCCAAGGAGTTGATAGAGGTTCATCAATCCAGCGAACTTGTACGATAGGTGAAGTTGTAAAGGGTCAAAGTATGTTAACCTATACTAGTGAGTTCGTGGAAATGGATCACTTGTCTGGAACCGGAAAAGACCTAAACGAGGAGCTTCGAACTGTAGTATTGCTGTCGAACCTTCCAGGACAGGTTAGAACCACGAGAGCAGTTGTCTTCTTTCGATGTTCTCACCGTattgttaaaggaaaaaaggaACAAAGTCAGGAAACTAATAGACATTGTACGTTTCAATTACGGTAAAAAGACGCATAAAATCACAGTATTCGAGTGATGCCAAAAATATGGCAAGAATATGTTTAAGAAAACGCGGTTAATCGCCAAAGGAGCCTGCTAAAGGAGATCAATGTGGTGATTAGACATCAAAACGGCTCATGATTTGTAAAGAGGAGCTTTTgaaaaaaatggggaaaacagACAACACATCGGGATGGCCAATCATGCATTTCTTGATTTTAAAAGCTTTGTACACAGCTTTGTGTACAGCTTTCAAAAATGTTCGGTTCGTATCTAACACGACAAGAATCTTTATGTCAGTAAACAGTGCTTTGCAGAACAGATGCAAAGTAATTTGTGATATATGAAACACAATATGGAGAATTCATACTTGATATCGGGCGAAGTAAGTGTTTGGCGATGATAACTGTAGATTCGGTCACTTAAATTTCTTTGTGATGAAAGGATTGTATTAAATGGAATTGTATTTATGTACCAACAAATATTAGCTGCTGTCCAGTCCAGGAGAGTTTTTGTATACTTTCTGAGTGGAACGAACGAAGTGCTGTCGAAGCTAATCGATTTTAAGAGGCTGGTTGAGCAAACAGGCTCAAACATCTACAGAGTGATGACGGAGAAGAATTTGTCAGTAAGCTGTTCGTCGAATGTCTTAAGTATCACGGGATTTCGCGGCCgctaaaaataccaaaacgGAGTTGCGGATGGGTCTAATCGGTGGAGCTGATGGAGATGTCTAGGTGCTTTGAGTCCACGTGGGAATAGCAAATGCGTTTTGGGGAGAAGCAGTAAACATATCGGTTTATTTGGGAAAAAGATCTTCTACCAGCGCAGTAGAGGTCATGACTCCCATGGCAGCATGAAAGGATAGGAACCATTGTGTTTGTCATCTAAAGGTGGTCGGATCTGATGCAGTTGCTCTGGACAAGGGTCCAAGGAAGGGTAGCCAGATTAACTccaaaacaaggaaaacatGGTTTGCATAGGCTGCAGCGGTTTCTAGCCAGCAGGACAAACCTTATAGTtcggaaaaagttttttaacagaACAGCCTTTGGCAGTATTTCTAGTGCGGGTTTCGAACAGTTCAAGAGTGCTAAAGACAAGGATTGGGAAGTGACGTATTTACGAAGGTAAAGGAAGTTGATCGCCGAGAACCTTGGTCGACCCCAAGATGATCTATACAGGGTGGTACAAAGAAACAATTTAATATCCTGAGCGCTctggttaaaaaaaaacgactATGTAGACCGCTACCGAATGATAACAACGAATTTCTCCCAGCAGTTTGGCGTTACTTaactaaaaacttttttgcgTGATTGTAGACTAATAGTGTGCACTTTTGAACGTATGAAGGTCGAGATcacaggaactataaaagctcGAAGGTTGAGATTACCAGAGTTGACCAATGTTGCCATGCCTACTgtaacgctcacaaaccggAACGCACAAAACTGCTGcgcacacacttttgaaaaatgttttaacattttttcaattttattttagttttctaaACTATGTcatgaatttgttttaatatttgtaagcGTGCATGCATTAAGGAAGGGTGTAGAAAATATGAAGTCCGTATCTATCCTCTAGAAGCAATGCACGCTTGTCAATGTACAGTACAGATATCGTCAGGCTATAGGTTTAGAAAATATTCCCTTCCCCTTTACTCACACACGGTGTATTTATTCTTGTCTTGTAATACTTTCAACATAAgtctacctgttacatacttatCAACGAATCTACAATACCCGTTTACTAGGTATAACtagacaatttaaaattttcaaatatgtcaaaagtccagtatgtttataaattaaactcCTTTAAATTAACTTCTCTATTTTTTAAACTACACGAGGTCAAGATGATCAGAATTATAACGGTGTTTTTTAGAGTATAGAATTTAattggcattactgttcaagatgcgaccgatttaacagctgtcagtgatttattctcagttgTTTGCAatcgtcatgcgtgcttacaaaatcaactcgtgcaagaatgaaaccaaacgatcatcaacaaggcgtagattcgtcgaatggccAAAACGAATTCTGTTCCGATTTTCATAAGCTCAAACTTGATTTAAACCGCTAGATATTTTGTGGTAGTAAATCATTGTCTAtggataagccacaaacgcaaaccatttggaagacaacattgTTATGCGATTACGGCCaaattggaaaaagtcattgcaatTGAGTCAGatggactacatccgagcaGCCGTGCGGTCATATGCCAAATCATATTAATGTAATGCACAAGTATATCCTGTAACATAGATAAGCGCAATGATTTTAATACTACTTTGTTTATGGTAATTAATAGAAATTGatagaaaatcaatttttaaacagCGTCAGCAGGACTTTGGAACTCAGATAATGCATGGATAGGGTTTTGAATCTTCTTTTGAGATCCCTTGCGAACTTTGGCTCGTACTTCTTCTGGTTTTTCCGGCCTGACCAAAGGTTTTTTTTCTGgtgcttttattttccataCTACAATTGGGGactatacaaaaatgtaaatagtttaatgccgtcgattttttttattaatgaagAAACTTACAGACACAGTTCCTTGCCTTGTATAATTTGTTGATGCCACATATGAGTACTTTACCGTTAATACAACGGCgttcattaaatttttagCCGCTTGAATTAACGATGTAGCACTATGCAGctataaaaaaattgttttgtttaaatGTCAGTTTTCATCAACTTTAATATGATACTGACCCCGGAAACAATAAGTTCACCGCTTATATTTTGAACATCTGCTTTTACTTTCGAagttatttgaatttgataACAATATAGGGCAATGCGTTGCAAATACGCCAATAGGTCCTTTTTCGTACTGCTTTCTGGGCAATGCTCTGCTATTTCCCTGGTTAGATTATCCAGCTTAGTACCAGCTTCAGAAATTTTTTTAGCTGCGTTAATAACATCCATCGTAGTTTTTAAAGGACCTCATCCTCTGAAATAAAAAGTTCTCAATTagataaaatcaaaaacaattttagaAAGTCTTCCTTTAGTGAGTAGTTTTAGAAATGTTTTTGCATGTATTTTGAGATCTCGggaacttttcatttttagccTGCACGTTGTCACACCCACAAACCACCGACAAATGCCACGTTATTTGCTGTGCTTAATGTCACATAAAAATTCCTTCCAAATTCTATCGGTATGCCCAAAAATTTGATTGCCACGCacactttaacgcccacaaaccgcccacagCTGCCGCGCTcagtttaaataaatgtgttgAAGTTGGTTCTTTTCATtatgtcttgtaaatttctatcgatttgccaaacaactttttttaCGCCCACGCTTAAAAAATGaacttttttgaaaacaatagAACACCGCAATCTATACGATTTTGCAGACCCCTAAAAGTATAACTAGTAAAAGAAACTACGGCCCTGTAAAGGATGCAAATGGGAAGACTTTACTTGCGAGTTGATAATTTCAAACTGAATCTTTATTTTCTAAGTCCTAGCTTAGGTAGCTAACatgaaatttacatattcTAATCTTACCTCTAACTAGACCAACGCAGTGGCCATCTGTTCCCCAGATGTATAAACTTGTCTTAAGTGCAGGAATTTTCCACTGCAAGATATCCCTTATCTTCAAGGAAATGCTACGTGATCGCTTGCATCTTTATTTAAGGGATGAAACCCACGCAGGAGTTCGTTGTTTATCCCAGATATCTATATCCTATCGCTCAggcgttgtttatttttagataaGGCATTACTGTAGCGTTTCACTAgctatacatacatttcttaTGTAAATCCTTTTATATATTCATGTTCGTCTGAACATTCTGCCAAGGGCCGGCAAAAGTTgatgtatatttaaattagttgcattataaaaatagtggactgtatttattttattcgatataattttttttgcaaccaatatttttgtaaaggCCCAAGTTACTTGGCTTATTAtcttttgtttacaattttagtttattattttcttattttaaattaacaaatcatattaaattttaatttatttgaaatagtTCTGCTTTAATCtcttatacattttttcttttcgaaTCAACGATATAGTGAACTGTATTTTTgtctatatatatgttttcttaataattttattgtttatatcaACAGCTCACACTACTGACAATGGGCCTGCGAAGGTTATTGCTTGCAATCTTTGTTGAATAGCACATTTtcgtataaaatatattattaatactaCCATTATTATTAAAGCAATAATTAATCCAGCATGTCCGGAAATATGATGGAAATCTAAGTCCTTTAATTTCTGATGATGCTTcttcatatatttaatttcattatttaatcGTTCAAATTCTGCAGTATGATTTAATAATGATAACTTTAGCGGATCCCAACTAATCTTCGATACTTCACTAACCTCCCCTATATAAAGCATTGATAGCGATTCTTCGCTTTCGGACGATTGAATATTATGGTGGGCAACTAAAAATTTATCGTCGGTTCTAGCCGTACAATATGGCGCAATGCTTAGAACTCCTTGCTGCGGCAAATCAAACAATTCAATTGGAGAGCCTGTACATTGGAGTCGGACTTTGGAATTTACCGGAACCTTAAACAACCAACTGCTTTTCTTTTCCAACTCTACCCAGTAACTTTTAGAGTCGACTGCTGTTTTATAGATACAGTTCGCCGCTCTATTTGGCTTTAGAGGCTGGATCTCACATGCATTATCATTCGCAGAATTCCAGGGCCAACTTCCTTTGCATATTCTCTTATTTAGTTGCCATTTCTGACATTGATTTAGAGTGGCTTCCGTCATAATGTGATAGAAATctatttcaaaattataaattaaatattcggCAGTTGTATGCACCATTATTATCTGATCTTCATTACGTATTGGCACCGGAATGAGTCTTAACAATTTAGATGGATGCCTACTAAACAGAGGCACCTTTGCACTTATTATTAATTTGTCGTCGATAAATAAACCTCTGGCTGTTAACAACGTATACACCTCCTTAAGTTCCGTACCTGACCGTTTTCCTGGAATTACTAAATTCTCCGAAAGACTCTGCTGAATTTGGCAATTTCCTTTTTGAGCTGATTTGGCCTaagaatatttgtatttagccTACCGTGATTAATATCAATCAAAAGGCTTATAATACGTGCTTTAACTTTTTCGCCTTCTTCTATCAATGAGTGCAGCTGTTTCGTAACCATAAAGAATTTTATCGATTCCttataaacataataattttctttaagaaCTTCGGTCATGTTCTCAATTCTTATTTCCATACTCCTAAAATTTGCGTTAACATCTTCGGtgtttctttttaataaattggtAGTTGAATCAACCActtatgtttgttttttaattagtttatcAAGGTTGTTCTGATTATCTAATAAATTCTTTATGTTTTCTTCTAATTGCTCCCTGTCATCCTCATCCATtataccaaataaaatatgatacaAAGATCCCATAAATTCGAACGGGCCACGCTTGCTTCAAGTTCCGATAACTGATCTTGCATATTATCTAAAACTTGACTACATTGTTCTTCAAAGCTATGAagccttttacatacttttctcATTCCTCTTATAAGCGCATTACTTTTTGTAATCATTCCAAAATATGGATCCATTTTATAATAGATCACTAAATTCCAAGTACTGACAATCTCAACATCTCCTAGAGGATCTAAATATATTGCTGAGGTCTTATTTATATTCTCTATTGAATATTTCGTTGTTAAATTTTTAGGTAATGCGCTAGAAAATTGACAGCTTAAtataaacaacaacattgTCATGACAATCCCAATCTTGGACATTCCTGATGTCCCTCTAGTCCGTCTTTTTGGCTCAGGGTCAgcctcattttttttttcgacaGAACTTATACCTTCTAAAGGACATATTTTTGTAATGGGTCTGGTGATAAATCCCTCCTGCATTTTACTTTAGCCACTCGGACCTTATCATCCTTCCCTTTATGGACTTTTTAAACCATTCCTAAAGGCCATCTTGCTGGATGACAATTCTCATCCTTCAACAAAACTATTTGCCCTTCTTCTATATTAGGAATTTCTCTTTTCCATGTATTCTTTGCTGAAGCGTATGCAAATATTCATTCTTCCATTTTACCCAGAAATCTTTCCTCATTTTTTGAATAAGTCTCCACCTATCCAAATTTCCGATTCTTTCATCTTCCATTGGTTCGACTATTTCTAAGGGGGGTCTTCCAATCAAAAAATGACCTGGTGTTAAAACCTCTTGTTGGTCAATCTCATTAACTATAGTGTGTAATGGTCTTGAGTTTAAACATGCTTCTATTTGACATAAAAGAGTTTACATTTCCTCGTATGTCAAAATAGTGTCGCCAATTATACGCTTTAAATGGTATTTCATTGACTTAACCCCAGCTTCCCAAATACCTCCGAAGTGAGGTCCTGCCGGGGGAATAAAATGCCAGTCAATTCTATCCTTCTCCAGCTGCGCAGCCATTGCTAAATTTTCTTGAATTGCATAAAATAATTGATCTAATTTTCTGGCAGCTCCTACAAAATATGTTCCGTTATCTGAATAGATATTGGCACATTTCCCTCGTCTTGCAATGAACCTTCTGAGAGCAGCTAAAAATGCGTAAGACGTTAGATCGCTTACCATTTCTAAATGTATGGCAACGTAtcctttaaatgttttttgtccgcgattttttgaaaaataagaTGGATAGTactcttttttggtttttatttgaataaatctGTTTATATATGCTACTATACGTATGAGTTTCGTCATTAATTATTGTGTTTACCAGTACAGTTTCTTCAACAGATTGCTGCTGAGGCCAAAGTTCTTTTGGGTTAGCTAGCCATCTTGGACCTTTCCACCAAAGATCACAGTGTGTCAATTGTTTTGAATCAATTCCCCTAGATGCTAAATCTGCTGGATTATCCTCTGACTTCACATGATTCCATTcagtattttttaatttcctaatGTCATCCGTTCTTCGTCTAATAAATTTAACCTTACTCTGGCCATTCTTGATCCATGCTAAAGTAATAGTGGAATCACTCCAAGCATAAATTTCTACCTTATTCTTTTattctctttttatttatactctTTTATTCTTTGGATCAGTAAACTTAACAAATGAGCGGCGCACAGTTCTAGTTTAGGgatagtttttcttttttttacagGATTGACTCTACGTTTGCTATCTATTATAGTTACAGCATCTCCTACTTTAGCATACACTACTGCAGCATATGCTTTTTCTGAGGCATCAGCAAATCCATGTAGTTGAATACTTATGCCATTTCTAGAATTAATCCATCTTTGGATTcgaatattttctaaatataatatattttccttatATGCTTCCCAGTATTTCAAATCTTCTGCTGCTAATTCCTGATCCCATTCACTTTTGCTTATCCAAAgtttttaaatgaaaagctTTCCTAAAATAGTCACGGCAGCCAACCATCATAAGGGATcatatattttagataataTCGATAGTACTTTCCTTTTGTTTGTAAATTTGGATGACCCGCAGCTTACTTTAAACTTGAATAAATCCTTTTGTGGTTTCCATTGAAGTCCAAGTGTTTCAACACTCTCATTTTCAATAATACTAAGAACCTTGTTATACCCAGTGTATTATTTCTGAATTATTAGATAtccattttcttaaattttgtcCTACTTTTTGTAATTCGTTTGAAACTAGTTGGACAACATTTTTGGCGTCTCCTACAGAATCGCTTCTTAAAAAAATCGTTtcttattatttcaattaccatttttattttgacatTTACCTGCTATGTCCACCAGAACCCTAGTAGCTAAGTATGGTGCAGATGCCGTACCATAAGTGACTGTTGttagtttataattttaaattttttcttcTGGAGAATTtctccataaaatatattgatattttttgtcattttcatttattttaatctgacggtacattttttcaatgtccgcagaaacaacaatttcccatttcctcCATTTAACAATAATGGCTTGTTTCTTTGAATCTCCTAAGGTTACATCCTCCTTGAATGGAATTGACACCATGTATCGCCCATCTGAAtccttttttgtagttttaataaatttattttcacagaTTTCAGACTCTATATCATTTTTTTCCTCTTCTTCAACTTCCCAGTAGCGATCTAAATCTTTTAATTCTATTGTTGTAGCTACAATGGTTTCCTTACCATTGGATTTTTTACATCCAGAAACTATCCACCcgaaatcagttttttgttcaAGGAGCCCGTCTATTTTTTAACTCCATTTTGCAGGTTTATTAAAT
This portion of the Drosophila santomea strain STO CAGO 1482 chromosome 3L, Prin_Dsan_1.1, whole genome shotgun sequence genome encodes:
- the LOC120448813 gene encoding catenin alpha-like isoform X1; the protein is MPRKQYKKGPLGVFATHCPILSSNSNNFEVKGDVQNISGELIVSGLDSATSLIQAAKNLMNAVVLTVKYSYVQGKELCLPQM
- the LOC120448813 gene encoding catenin alpha-like isoform X2, which gives rise to MPRKQYKKGPLGVFATHCPILSSNSNNFEVKGDVQNISGELIVSGLDSATSLIQAAKNLMNAVVLTVKYSYVQGKELCLG